The following proteins are co-located in the Salvelinus fontinalis isolate EN_2023a chromosome 29, ASM2944872v1, whole genome shotgun sequence genome:
- the LOC129827716 gene encoding fos-related antigen 1-like isoform X2, which produces MYRNFGNLGRGGSDSASTNTGSSAVSQGTSTSTTQQDQFTVAGSSQFVPSLNAITSNQDLQWLVQPSFIGPPGPSRPPRPLYSPAAGMRSFNPSPSQPHLYRPGVIRAVARSGSTTRRRNDEHLSPEELERRRIRRERNKQAAAKCRNRRRELTDTLQIETGELEGKKSCLQKEIAELQKEKEKLELVLEAHRPICKIQDSDSDSDRSSELPSLGGIKIEPELPDLPGSSAKSQSRIEKPKPKITIPVRPVTSSASAVPMESESLHTPILISTPYLTPFTASLVFSYPSGSLDSSSTISSQALPTLSSSSQHGVAQQSRNPQPCSIAHRRSSSSGDQSDHSLNSPTIITL; this is translated from the exons ATGTATCGAAACTTTGGGAACTTGGGCCGAGGAGGCAGCGACTCTGCGTCCACCAACACCGGATCGAGTGCTGTATCCCAGGGCACCAGCACCTCAACTACTCAACAAGATCAG TTCACTGTGGCAGGTAGCAGCCAGTTTGTCCCCAGTCTCAATGCCATCACTTCCAACCAAGACCTCCAGTGGTTGGTCCAGCCCTCCTTCATTGGTCCACCTGGCCCCTCGCGGCCTCCACGTCCTCTTTACTCACCTGCAGCAGGAATGAGGTCCTTCAACCCTTCACCTTCCCAACCACACCTCTACAGACCAGGGGTCATAAGGGCAGTGGCAAGATCCGGGAGCACAACCAGACGCAGGAACGATGAACAT TTGTCCCCAGAGGAGTTGGAGAGACGCAGAATAAGGAGGGAGCGGAACAAACAGGCAGCTGCCAAGTGTCGTAACCGTCGACGGGAGCTGACAGACACGCTGCAAATC GAGACAGGTGAGTTGGAAGGTAAAAAGTCCTGTCTGCAGAAAGAGATTGCTGAACTACAGAAGGAGAAAGAAAAGCTAGAGTTGGTTCTAGAGGCCCACCGCCCCATTTGCAAGATCCAAGACTCTGACTCGGATTCTGACCGGAGCTCAGAGCTTCCCTCATTGGGAGGTATCAAAATTGAGCCTGAGCTTCCTGACCTACCAGGGAGCTCAGCAAAGAGCCAATCAAGGATAGAGAAGCCCAAACCCAAAATTACTATCCCTGTCCGTCCTGTGACCTCCTCTGCCTCTGCTGTCCCCATGGAATCTGAGTCCCTTCACACCCCAATTCTTATTTCTACTCCATATCTTACTCCTTTCACGGCTAGTCTGGTCTTCAGTTATCCCTCTGGCTCTCTAGACTCCAGTTCCACTATTTCATCCCAGGCTCTACCGACTCTGTCATCTTCCTCTCAACATGGTGTGGCCCAGCAGTCTCGAAACCCCCAGCCTTGTAGTATTGCCCATCGCCGTAGCAGCAGTAGTGGGGACCAATCAGATCACTCCCTAAACTCCCCTACCATCATCACACTGTGA
- the LOC129827716 gene encoding fos-related antigen 1-like isoform X1: MYRNFGNLGRGGSDSASTNTGSSAVSQGTSTSTTQQDQKFTVAGSSQFVPSLNAITSNQDLQWLVQPSFIGPPGPSRPPRPLYSPAAGMRSFNPSPSQPHLYRPGVIRAVARSGSTTRRRNDEHLSPEELERRRIRRERNKQAAAKCRNRRRELTDTLQIETGELEGKKSCLQKEIAELQKEKEKLELVLEAHRPICKIQDSDSDSDRSSELPSLGGIKIEPELPDLPGSSAKSQSRIEKPKPKITIPVRPVTSSASAVPMESESLHTPILISTPYLTPFTASLVFSYPSGSLDSSSTISSQALPTLSSSSQHGVAQQSRNPQPCSIAHRRSSSSGDQSDHSLNSPTIITL, from the exons ATGTATCGAAACTTTGGGAACTTGGGCCGAGGAGGCAGCGACTCTGCGTCCACCAACACCGGATCGAGTGCTGTATCCCAGGGCACCAGCACCTCAACTACTCAACAAGATCAG AAGTTCACTGTGGCAGGTAGCAGCCAGTTTGTCCCCAGTCTCAATGCCATCACTTCCAACCAAGACCTCCAGTGGTTGGTCCAGCCCTCCTTCATTGGTCCACCTGGCCCCTCGCGGCCTCCACGTCCTCTTTACTCACCTGCAGCAGGAATGAGGTCCTTCAACCCTTCACCTTCCCAACCACACCTCTACAGACCAGGGGTCATAAGGGCAGTGGCAAGATCCGGGAGCACAACCAGACGCAGGAACGATGAACAT TTGTCCCCAGAGGAGTTGGAGAGACGCAGAATAAGGAGGGAGCGGAACAAACAGGCAGCTGCCAAGTGTCGTAACCGTCGACGGGAGCTGACAGACACGCTGCAAATC GAGACAGGTGAGTTGGAAGGTAAAAAGTCCTGTCTGCAGAAAGAGATTGCTGAACTACAGAAGGAGAAAGAAAAGCTAGAGTTGGTTCTAGAGGCCCACCGCCCCATTTGCAAGATCCAAGACTCTGACTCGGATTCTGACCGGAGCTCAGAGCTTCCCTCATTGGGAGGTATCAAAATTGAGCCTGAGCTTCCTGACCTACCAGGGAGCTCAGCAAAGAGCCAATCAAGGATAGAGAAGCCCAAACCCAAAATTACTATCCCTGTCCGTCCTGTGACCTCCTCTGCCTCTGCTGTCCCCATGGAATCTGAGTCCCTTCACACCCCAATTCTTATTTCTACTCCATATCTTACTCCTTTCACGGCTAGTCTGGTCTTCAGTTATCCCTCTGGCTCTCTAGACTCCAGTTCCACTATTTCATCCCAGGCTCTACCGACTCTGTCATCTTCCTCTCAACATGGTGTGGCCCAGCAGTCTCGAAACCCCCAGCCTTGTAGTATTGCCCATCGCCGTAGCAGCAGTAGTGGGGACCAATCAGATCACTCCCTAAACTCCCCTACCATCATCACACTGTGA